In one Sphingomonas sp. AP4-R1 genomic region, the following are encoded:
- a CDS encoding DMT family transporter: MTDSRTEPSRVLPILALLVANVVLALGPWLVRLSQSEGGIGPVAAGFWRLALALPVLLIAARRIDHFPPHAPPRAWAIVGAGGLAFAADLGLWHVGILHTRLANSTLFGNVTALLFPLYGFLVARAWPRPRQWLALLLAAAGVALLAGRSYELSSRNLLGDLLCIGAGICYTLYLIMLDRARGLLPPVSTLTVSAVAGTPVLLLFALGLGETVWPQSWWPMVLLAVGSQIVGQGLILFAVGRVRPLLIGLMLLTQPIVSAAVGWIAYGEVLTIADAIGAIGIAIAVILAREKQRKPLPDAPRSLNSAP, from the coding sequence GATTCGCGCACAGAGCCCTCTCGCGTCCTGCCCATCCTCGCGCTGCTGGTCGCCAACGTCGTGCTGGCGCTCGGCCCGTGGCTCGTGCGCCTGTCTCAGAGCGAAGGCGGGATCGGGCCGGTCGCGGCGGGCTTCTGGCGGCTCGCGCTCGCGCTGCCGGTGCTGCTGATCGCCGCGCGCCGGATCGATCATTTCCCGCCGCATGCGCCACCCCGGGCGTGGGCCATCGTCGGCGCGGGCGGCCTCGCCTTCGCCGCCGATCTCGGCCTCTGGCATGTCGGCATCCTTCATACGCGGCTCGCCAACTCCACCCTGTTCGGCAACGTCACCGCCCTGCTCTTCCCGCTCTACGGCTTCCTCGTCGCGCGCGCCTGGCCACGCCCGCGCCAGTGGCTCGCCCTGCTCCTCGCGGCGGCGGGTGTGGCGCTGCTGGCCGGCCGTTCCTACGAGCTGTCCAGCCGCAATCTGCTCGGCGATCTGCTCTGCATCGGCGCGGGTATCTGCTACACGCTCTATCTGATCATGCTGGATCGCGCGCGCGGCCTGCTGCCGCCCGTCTCCACCCTCACCGTCTCGGCCGTCGCCGGCACGCCCGTGCTGCTGCTGTTCGCGCTCGGGCTGGGCGAGACGGTCTGGCCGCAAAGCTGGTGGCCGATGGTGCTGCTGGCGGTGGGCAGCCAGATCGTCGGCCAGGGACTGATCCTGTTCGCCGTCGGCCGAGTGCGCCCGCTCCTGATCGGCCTGATGCTGCTGACCCAGCCCATCGTCTCCGCCGCCGTGGGCTGGATCGCCTATGGAGAGGTGCTGACCATCGCCGACGCGATCGGCGCGATCGGCATCGCGATCGCGGTGATTCTGGCGCGGGAGAAACAGCGCAAGCCCTTGCCCGACGCACCACGGAGCCTAAATTCCGCGCCATGA